The Hippoglossus stenolepis isolate QCI-W04-F060 chromosome 12, HSTE1.2, whole genome shotgun sequence genome segment TCCTCGTGGCATTCTATTCTCAGTATTTGACCCATAATTCTTCATTTATTGTGTAGCTGTGTCAACATTATAATTCTTTATGTAAATCCTGTGTTTAAGGAGCTGGTGCCAGATCAATACCATGTTAACCAAACCACAGACTCTGTCTATTAACGTTGCCACCAGCAGCCAGGCCTAACCTCAGCCCTGAGGACGCTCCGGGTAATGACCCCATCTGTCAATGTGTGGCAAGGAAGTGTTGAGTTTTTCTATAATCGATCAGAGCCGGTGTCCGAGTCATTTACACAGTTCACTTTCATTTCTCAAGTCTTTATGCTGTAATAAACCATCATTACCTGTAAAGGGATTTTTACAGTGCGTTGCAGttgctgcattttcttttacagagtCTGCTTTGGGTTAAAAAACACTACTTCCATGACAATATattcacactgttttttttcctctccagaCTTGTTTGTCTCGACTGTGCTGTGTCTCATACCTCAAAGAGTCGATGGGAGCCTTGAAGTTCTGCAGGGGGAAGACCATCGCAGGGCTGGAGTTGACGGGCAGAGCCATTCTGTTGTTCAGGTACATGTCATTGAGCCAGAAGTCGTACACCTAAACAGAGGGAATCACCTGAAGGTAAGATCTCAGAGGAGTAGTCATCCAAAGGTGAGTAAACAGGAAGCTCTACATCAGTTGCTCAAGTCGATGCATCAATATTTCTGTGAAGTGTTTTCCAAAGCTGTGAAGGGTTTGTTTACATATAGTGTTTAGGAAGAGTGGTGTAAAACTGAACTATAATTTGAATATGGTCACACGAAATGCAGGTTTTCAATCTACAGTGTTTATAAATCATGCAGCTTattaaatggaaaatatttaGTGTGTTTACCTTCTAACATCAAAAGAGTGTGTGGGACTAATCATCCTCAGGTTTCTGTCGATCAGTGCTGCTATTGTTGAAAATACCTTGTTTTGCACAAGTCATTACTCTGTGAGTCATggtccttttatttatttacccaGTTGGCCTCTTTtaacctcctctcctccagtttGCTCTGCAGTAGGTCTCCCACTCCTCCAGGGGCCCCAAACTCCTTCACTGTGTTCTGGGTCTTATTAAACTGCTCCTCTGTGAGCAGGTGCTTCATGCACCTCAGGTACGTGTCCAGCGTGTCTTTCAGGGGGGGGAGCGGCAGCTTCGGCAGACCCTGAACAGAGTGTAGGATGAAAATCCCCCTCCCAAAATCCAagttctttctttttaaatctaaatgtgtgGCTTCGAATCAACTTTAAGGGCCCGAGTCTCCTCTGACACATGCATTGCATCACTTtaccaagaaaataaacactacTCAAGATAAATAATATTACTTTGGAACCAGGAAACTGAGAAAATACACTTTGACTCAAAACAAGAGTTAATTAAAATATCAGAATATAGTAATTATTCTTTTAGGATTCCTCCTTGACTGTTATTATGTCTTCATCTaattaatacttttactttcattcGCTTTTTTAACATCCTTAATTTATAGAAAAACATAACTTCTCCCATGCATGTTccttttgaatacattttagatGCATACAAGTCACATATAAGATATTTACATCGTCTCCCCCGGAATCGTTGGAGGGCTCTCGGTCCAGAACTGGCATGTTGACGGTGCAGAGCGGCTGTCAGGCAGCAGGTTGATTCACGAGACAGACTCTATGtccacaaataaaataaaaccagtgtgAAGTTCTGACACGTGAAAGCAGCAGACACATGTGacagtctgagctgcagctgcatttaaacatctcACTCTAGTTTGAATATTtaagacaaacatttaaagtataaaataaagaaatgtgccGCTGCTCTGAATAAACTGTGCAAGAATGCGCACTTTTTACTCATAACAGCATGATGATCCAAATTATCTTTGCGCATTAGATGTTGTCATGCTACCAGAATAATACCAACATACTAAACTAACCTAATTCAAAATGATCAGTcacttaaaaaacaacactttactCACCAGCCGGAAAACCCGTCATTCCCACTCGTCAGGAAAAATCAGCTTTGTCCATCTTGACTTTTAAATCTTAACTACTTCTTCGGTCCTCTATAATTTTAAAGCATCTTTCGAATTCCCAGCATGGCAAGTGCGTAAGTCCCTCGCTGGATGAGGGGAGATGCTGAGAGGGTACCTCACCCCCCCTGCACGGCTGCCAGGCTCCTCCCAGAAGTCCTGCCATTCGCCAGGAAGTTTATTTGGCGCTTTACATCTTCACTGCACCTTATTTAGACGCCGGCTGTAACGCACCGGCTGCgcacacgctgctgctgctgtggtgctgAGGAACAGATCGTGGATGTGGCCAAGACTTCTTCCTTTTGGCTTTTCTAAGAACTTAGGCACTTTTCATGGGGCAGCCTGGAAGCATTTGTTGTTTCCACCTCTCTGCATCTGACTGATTTAATCGGCGCTGTGTTTGATATTAAATGCAAAGTGTGCGCGTTTTGGAGAAGCTGCGGATGCGTTAAGAAACCATTTGTTTACGCACAGTATCAAACTCAGAATACcatgatattattattacactctATTCTTAACCTGTTCAAACCTTTTTTATTCAGATAAAtgacctttatatatatatatataatggatTTCCACTGCTTACTAATACGATTCACAAAACTACCTTATAATATAGGCATTCGTTAACATGAATTAATTTAAATCTTGAAATATGCctagtgaaaaacaaatcctcgTGTTATAAATGAAACCATAAAATAAGTATAATTTTATTGTAGTTATATTTTTGTCAGTGTGGAATATTTCACCTGTAGAGGAAAATAATAGTGTTATTATGTCGAAATATATTAATGTATTGCCTAAATAAAAAGATTCCCATGAACTGTAACATTGACATAATACTGATTTAATTATGTACATGAATATACACGTATGTACAGTCTTGGGTCATACAGTGAGGCTTTGCATTCCAGAAGTACATCatccaaaaaatgaaaataaaacatcaagaCGCAGATTTCAGCTAATTTCCATCTGGTTTAACTTCCTCTAAAACAGTTTAGAGTCACACGCGGTATTGCATATTGAGTTTAGCAGCACAACTCTGGCgaaaagaaaatacaggttACATTAGAAGACGCAAACAGTACATTataattgttctttttttttttgttaaaatacatttacacataGTCCCTGAATACGAGTCGGCTTCTGATACAGTGGTAAATAGTGTTAATTCATGAATAGACAAttaatctcaacacatctttcACAATACACTCTCACTTGAAGATGAACACACGCCAGCGAGCGCCTTTCTACTGCAGAAAGCGTGAAGCTACTTGATTTGACAATATACCCGCAGGGACTGTCACCCAAAGACAGTAAATAATTGATGTCGTTACACAATCCTGATCGTGTTATGCAATTGATCGGACGGGATGCACACAACTCTACATGGGCACTTTGAGAGTTTTACACTCGGTTAAAGGTCCTTTTACGCATACTCTCCTCCCGAGGATTCCTCCTCTGAATACGACCGTTGCGCAAAGGTTTCAACGCCATTCTCATCGAGGGTTGTACACAaacccttcctcttcttctcccgcTGCTCCATCTTAATTGTGTCGTACAGTCCGGTCGGGCCGTCCTCTAGGAGCATGTTTCTCTCGGAGTACGAAGGCTTCATCTTCGTCACGTTCTTCAACAGGAGGAGCGCCGGTGCGTAAAGCACATTGGCGAGGCCCATGCCCAAGTTGAGCTGAACGAAGCCCAGGTCGTGCACTATCTGTCCGGCCACCACGGGCCCCAGCGCGTAGGCCACACAGTAGGAGATGTCTGCGATGGCGTACACGCTCCCATACACCGACACGTGTCGCACATCCACCAGGAAACCCAGTGTGGGCAGGAGCGCCGTGTCCACGAAGGCGATGCCGAAGCAGATTCCGCACAGCGGGATCATGAGCTGTCCAAAGTTTTTACAGGCTGGCACCGTGCAGGAGCTGGCGCCTATGAACACCATACCTATAGCCCCATAAAACCACTGGAGATGGGGGTACTTGGCTGCTAGTTTGACAGTGAGATATACACCTAAAACATGAGGGAAGAATGCAGGGAACCATGTCATGCCGATCTCCCACTGGCTGGAGTGCATGTTTTCCTCCATCCAGTTGGCGATGGTGGGCTCAAGGAAGGCGAGAGGGATGTTACAAATAGTCAGAGCACCAGCCACTACAGCTATATATGGGTCAATCATCAGTTTATACATGGGAGTTCCCACTggcatgttttctctctcccgGTTTGAGAAGGGTTTCAGCACAATCAGACACAACACGCCATCTATGAGACAAATGCAGGCCAGGATCAGGAAGGGCACCCGCCTCCCGGCGAACTGATAGAGCACCCCTCCAAAGGGGGGCGCCACAAGACTCCCAAAAGAGATGAAGGCCAAGGCGATACCCAGCGCTTTGCTCCTCGCCTTCTCCTCCGTGTACTTGTCTGCGATCAGGGCGATCCCTGCAGTGTCCGCGAAAGCCGAGCCGAGGCCCTGCATGCTGCGCGCCAGGAACAGAGTCGCGTAATTGTCGGCGAAGGCAAATGTGAGAGTGGAGAGGAACATGACATTTAGTCCGATGAAGAGCGGGATATCATACCCGACCCTGTCAATGAAGGTGCCACTTAGCGGGTTCACCAGGAGCTGCAGGATGGCCTTGGAGGCGAACAGAACCCCTATCTGGAGGTCGAAGTTCCCTTTAGGGGCTTTATGGATGGTGCTGTTGGTGGAGTTGATGTACACAACTGCGTCTTGGGCTCGATCCGCTGCCTTCTGTAGCCCTTCAAGGTAATCGGGTATAATTGGCACAATCACCATGTAAAGCATGTTGTCTAACAAAAGTGCTGTACAGACTATTACGAGAATAATCCGCTTCTGTCGCTCTGGGTCTTGGATTACATTGTTGCCCAGTTGTTTAGTTCTTTCACCCATCTGGGAGAGTTTGGAGGCGGCAGTTTGGGCCAAACTGGCGCCGCGTCCCTGTGTGGTCTCTTCTGGCTCCATGGTTCTCTCCTTCTCTGGCTCAAGTCTTGTCtgttaaaagataaaatctgGTTGATTGGTCTATAAATTTACGCACGGTTGGCACATTGGTCCCgtctttatttcctcccttttcttctccGGCACCGGGAGCCCGACTAATGAGCTAGATAACTTTCTTCTGCTTTACCTCTTCTCTGTCCCCTGCGCCGTCCGTCATCGCACGCACATTTCCACTCTCGTGACTTGGACACGTTGTATCCCCAGTTGCTTCATTGTCTCATATCCCGTCCTTCAGGCGAAGTGCCGGTCTCGAACAGCGCTCACAGTTTGGGG includes the following:
- the slc18a3a gene encoding probable vesicular acetylcholine transporter-A → MTDGAGDREETRLEPEKERTMEPEETTQGRGASLAQTAASKLSQMGERTKQLGNNVIQDPERQKRIILVIVCTALLLDNMLYMVIVPIIPDYLEGLQKAADRAQDAVVYINSTNSTIHKAPKGNFDLQIGVLFASKAILQLLVNPLSGTFIDRVGYDIPLFIGLNVMFLSTLTFAFADNYATLFLARSMQGLGSAFADTAGIALIADKYTEEKARSKALGIALAFISFGSLVAPPFGGVLYQFAGRRVPFLILACICLIDGVLCLIVLKPFSNRERENMPVGTPMYKLMIDPYIAVVAGALTICNIPLAFLEPTIANWMEENMHSSQWEIGMTWFPAFFPHVLGVYLTVKLAAKYPHLQWFYGAIGMVFIGASSCTVPACKNFGQLMIPLCGICFGIAFVDTALLPTLGFLVDVRHVSVYGSVYAIADISYCVAYALGPVVAGQIVHDLGFVQLNLGMGLANVLYAPALLLLKNVTKMKPSYSERNMLLEDGPTGLYDTIKMEQREKKRKGLCTTLDENGVETFAQRSYSEEESSGGEYA